Proteins from a single region of Oncorhynchus nerka isolate Pitt River linkage group LG18, Oner_Uvic_2.0, whole genome shotgun sequence:
- the LOC115118301 gene encoding C-type lectin domain family 4 member E-like isoform X1, with protein sequence MDRKHSKLLEMSEAIYAEPDMTKKVKFDRGEMKERIVDIYVSVDTLRDGETSTKREETEDTAPNNGPGDQHSVHVQWWKRPSGVAAVCLGLLCVLLLAGIIGLSVQYRIVSNNSSVERDQLQNSYNTITKERDQLQTSANNLTKERDQLQTERDVLSGWLNNCSWQKFESSWYFLSTETRTWEESRQDCLKRGADLVITNSDKEQTFLFNLKKRVWIGLTDSDNEGTWKWVDGTPLTTGYWYGPQPDNGGGQPKNGEEDCVEIRTDQSPLKPWNDLSCAENLHWICEKVV encoded by the exons ATGGACAGAAAACACAGTAAGTTATTGGAGATGTCTGAAGCCATCTATGCTGAGCCAGATATGACCAAGAAGGTCAAGTTTGACAGAggtgagatgaaggagaggattGTGGATATCTACGTCAGTGTAGACACCCTGAGAGACGGTGAGACCAGCaccaagagagaagagacagaggacactgctCCTAATAATGGACCAGGAGACCAgcactcag TACATGTTCAGTGGTGGAAGAGACCCTCTGGAGTTGCTGCAGTGTGTCTGGGGCTGCTGTGTGTTCTCCTACTGGCTGGGATCATAGGCCTGTCTGTCCAAT ACAGAATCGTCTCAAATAACTCATCCGTAGAGAGAGACCAGCTTCAGAACAGTTACAACACCataactaaagagagagaccagctgcaGACGAGCgccaacaacctgactaaagagagagaccagttacagactgagagagatgttcttagcGGGTGGCTTAACAATTGCA GCTGGCAGAAGTTTGAATCAAGTTGGTACTTCCTGTCTACTGAGACCAGAACCTGGGAGGAGAGCAGACAGGACTGTCTGAAGAGAGGAGCAGACCTGGTGATCACAAACAGTGATAAGGAAcag ACTTTTCTCTTCAACCTCAAGAAGAGAGTCTGGATTGGTCTGACTGACTCTGATAATGAGGGGACCTGGAAATGGGTGGACGGCACCCCACTGACCACAGG gtactggtatggCCCACAGCCTGATAATGGTGGTGGCCAACCAAAAAATGGTGAGGAGGACTGTGTTGAGATACGCACAGATCAGAGTCCTCTGAAGCCATGGAATGACTTGTCATGTGCAGAGAATCTTCACTGGATTTGTGAGAAAGTGGTTTaa
- the LOC115118301 gene encoding C-type lectin domain family 4 member E-like isoform X2: MDRKHSKLLEMSEAIYAEPDMTKKVKFDRGEMKERIVDIYVSVDTLRDGETSTKREETEDTAPNNGPGDQHSDRIVSNNSSVERDQLQNSYNTITKERDQLQTSANNLTKERDQLQTERDVLSGWLNNCSWQKFESSWYFLSTETRTWEESRQDCLKRGADLVITNSDKEQTFLFNLKKRVWIGLTDSDNEGTWKWVDGTPLTTGYWYGPQPDNGGGQPKNGEEDCVEIRTDQSPLKPWNDLSCAENLHWICEKVV; encoded by the exons ATGGACAGAAAACACAGTAAGTTATTGGAGATGTCTGAAGCCATCTATGCTGAGCCAGATATGACCAAGAAGGTCAAGTTTGACAGAggtgagatgaaggagaggattGTGGATATCTACGTCAGTGTAGACACCCTGAGAGACGGTGAGACCAGCaccaagagagaagagacagaggacactgctCCTAATAATGGACCAGGAGACCAgcactcag ACAGAATCGTCTCAAATAACTCATCCGTAGAGAGAGACCAGCTTCAGAACAGTTACAACACCataactaaagagagagaccagctgcaGACGAGCgccaacaacctgactaaagagagagaccagttacagactgagagagatgttcttagcGGGTGGCTTAACAATTGCA GCTGGCAGAAGTTTGAATCAAGTTGGTACTTCCTGTCTACTGAGACCAGAACCTGGGAGGAGAGCAGACAGGACTGTCTGAAGAGAGGAGCAGACCTGGTGATCACAAACAGTGATAAGGAAcag ACTTTTCTCTTCAACCTCAAGAAGAGAGTCTGGATTGGTCTGACTGACTCTGATAATGAGGGGACCTGGAAATGGGTGGACGGCACCCCACTGACCACAGG gtactggtatggCCCACAGCCTGATAATGGTGGTGGCCAACCAAAAAATGGTGAGGAGGACTGTGTTGAGATACGCACAGATCAGAGTCCTCTGAAGCCATGGAATGACTTGTCATGTGCAGAGAATCTTCACTGGATTTGTGAGAAAGTGGTTTaa